GCCGGCGACCGCGATCGTCGAGCCGAAGAGGAACAGCCAGAAGGCGAAGGCGTTGAGCCGCGGGAACGCGACGTCCGGCGCGCCGATCTGCAGCGGCATGATCACGTTGGCGAATCCGGCGAACAGCGGCGTCGCGAACATCAGCAGCATGATCGTGCCGTGCATCGTGAACAGCTGGTTGTACTGCTCCTTGGTCGGGATGATCTGCATGCCCGGCTCGAACAGCTCGGCCCGGATGATGAGGGCCATCACGCCGCCGAGCATGAAGAAGATCACCGACGCGATCAGGTACATGTACCCGATCGTCTTGTGGTCAGTGGAGGTGATCCACTTGACGACGATGTTGCCCTTCTGCTCGACGCGCGAAGAGCTCAGCAGCGCGGCCTGACGGGGCGGGAGAGTCGTCGGACGACCGGGCGAGGTCTCCTGCAGAGGAAGTGTGGTCGCCATGGTCAGTCGCCTTCCTGGCGCTCTTGAGCGCCGGTGCCCGGGTAGTTGCCCAGCCGGTCGTATGCGTCGTTGATGTCACCGGTCTGACCGGCATCGCGGAGCGTGTCGAGGTAGTCCTCGTACTCGGCGTCGCTGACGACCTTGACGTTGAAGAGCATCGCGGAGTGGTACTCGCCGCACAACTCGGCGCACTTGCCGGCGTACGTGCCCTCGCGGGTCGGCGTGAAGGACCAGAAGTTGTCCTTGCCGATGTACATGTCCTTCTTGTAAAGGAAGTCGATGATCCAGAACGAGTGGATGACATCGCGCGATTGCAGCTTGATCTTGACCGTCTTGTCGACGGGCAGATACAGGGTGGGCAGCTTCGCCTGGTCGACATCGCCGTTCTCGCCCGGCTGCGCCTGGACGCCCATCGTCCACACGGCGTCGGCGTTGTCCTCGTCCTCGCCGTCGTACTGGAAGTCCCACGCCCACTGCTTGCCGATCGCCACGATCGACACGTCCGGGTCGTCGTACTGCGTCTCGAGGATCGTCTGGTCGCGTGCGGTGAAGGCGAAGAACCCGATCACCAGGATCAGCGGCACGATCGTGTAGAAGATCTCGATCGGCATGTTGTAGCGCAGCTGAACCGGGAGTCCCGACTGGCCCTTGCGGCGGCGGTAGGCAATGGCGGCCCACAGCATGAGACCCCACGTGATGACGCCGACCGCGAGCAGGACGATCCAGGAGTTGACCCAGAGCCCTGCGATCATGTCGGTGTGGTTGGTCGCGGGGACGGCGTCAGCGTCCTCGAAGCCGGGGAGGAAGCCGTGCAGCTCCGTCGAAGAGCAGCTCGCGAGCGCGACGGCCGCAGCGGCCCCGAGCGGCAGTGCTGCCCAACGGAGGCGGCGTTTCGAGGGCACTCGATTCGAGGGCACAATGCACCTTTCCGGACGTGATTCAGACATCCTCAGTCTAGGGCAACCTCCCTAGGGATTCAGGCCAACCGCTCAGGATCAGGACCGGAAATCGGCGCGAAAAAACCGGGCCCGGCCGCTCGGTGAGCGGGCCGGACCCGGCAGAAAAGATTTCGTCGGAACGCGCGCTGAGCGCTCAGTGGAAGCTGTCTCCACAAGCGCAGCTGCCGGCGGCGTTGGGGTTGTCGATCGTGAACCCCTGCTCGGAGATCGTGTCCTTGAAGTCGATCTTCGCGCCGTCCAGATACGGAACGCTCATGTCGTCGACGATGACCTCGACGCCGTCGAAATCCACCGCCTTGTCACCGTCGAGGAAGCGCTCATCGAAGTAGAGCTGGTAGATCAGGCCGCTGCATCCACCGGGCTGGACGGCGACGCGCAGACGCAGATCGTCGCGGCCCTCCTGCCCGAGCAGGGTCTTCACCTTCAGCGCGGCGGCATCGGTCAGTTCCACGCCGTGGGCGCGAACGGACAGGTCGCTCGACAGTGCAGTGTCGGTCATGGCACTCCTCGGTACGGGCCGCGGACGCGGCGTGATGGCTCGATTCTACGCCTGCCGGCTTGGAGACGGCTCGGAACGGCGCGGGGCGTCCTTCCCGCGATCAGGAGTCGGTCGTGCGTGCGTCCAGCTTCTCCAGCAGCAGCGCCTCGGTGAGCACGGCGTGTCGGAAGGTGTCCAGATGCAGGGACTCGTTCGGGCTGTGAGCGCGCGAGTGCGGATCCTCAACGCCGGTCACCAGGATCTGCGCGGAGGGGAAATCGCGTACCAGGTCCGCGATGAACGGGATCGACCCGCCGACGCCGATCTGGACCGGCTCCACGCCGTATCCCTCGTGCATCGCCTCCAGTGCGGTTCCCACCGCCCAGCCGCCGGTGTCGACGAGGAACGCGTCGCCGTAGTCCTGATCGAGGAAGGTCAGCTCGGCACCGAACGGTGCGTGCGCGCGCAGATGCCCTTCGATGGCCGCGTACGCTTCGCGAGCGGGCTGACCCGGTGCGACGCGAGCGCTGATGACCACGGTGATCTCGGGGCTGAGCGTGTTCGACGCGTTCGCGACGCTCGGCGCATCGATGCCGGTCACGGTGATCGACGGCTTGTTCCAGATCCGGCTGAGGATCGCGCCCCGTCCGATCGGGCTGACGCCGGAAGGGAGGCCGGCCTCGTCGCGCAGTGTCTCCTCGGAGTACTCCGGCGTCGCGGCATCCCGCTCGGTCAGTCCTGCGACCGCGACCGCGCCGTCCTCGTCCCACAGCGTTGCGAGCAGCTTCACCGTCGCCATCAGGGCGTCCGGCACCGCTCCCCCGAACATGCCGGAGTGCGATGCATGATCGAGTGTGCGGATCTTCACCGTGAAGCGCGTGTTGCCACGAAGTGAGACCGTGAGGGCGGGGGTGCGGGCGTCCCAGTTGCCGGAGTCGGCGACGACGATCACATCCGCACGCAAGGCCTCGGCGTTGTCGGCGAGGAACTGCGCGAACGAGCGCGAACCGGCCTCCTCCTCACCCTCGATGAAGAGCGTGACCCCGAGGTCGAAGTCCGCGCCCAGCGCCTCCTTGATCGTCCGGAGCGCGCCGATGTGCGCCATGACGCCGGCCTTGTCATCGGCAGCGCCGCGACCGTACAGTCGGCCGTCGCGGACGGTGGGCTCGAACGGCGCAGACTCCCAGAGCGATTCATCGCCGGCCGGCTGCACGTCATGGTGCGCGTAGAGCAGGATCGTCGGTCGACCGTTGCGCGCAGCGCGTGCGGCCAGCACCGCCGGCTGGCCGGCCTCGTCGGTTCCGGGGATGTCCGCGCGGGTGATCTGCACGCTGTCGAACAGTTCCAGACCCTCGACGAGGGCGGCGACGGCTTCGGCGCTGCGCTGGACTTCGGCACCGTCGAACCCGGGGAACGCGATCGAGGGGATGCGGACGAGGGCGCCCAGATCGGCCAGGGCGGCGGGGATGCCGGATGCCGCGGCTTCGCGCACGGCATCCTTTCGGGTCAGCTCAGAGGTCATGCGGGTAATCTTAAGGTGCTTCCCGATTGAAACTCCGAGGACCTCCCGTGGCCAAGACTCCTGCAGCTCCCGCATCCAACGATGCTCCTTCCGAGGGAACGGTGCTGAACGGCGTGCCGCTCACCCCGCCCACGAAGGGTCGCCCGACCCCCACCAGGGCCGAGCAGGAGGCTGCTCGACGTCGGCCCCTGGTCGCCGACACCAAGGAGGCGAAGGCGCGCAACAAGTCGGAACTGGCCGCGCAGCGCGAGAAGGCGCGCCTGGGCATGGCGGCGGGCGAGGACAAGTACCTTCCCGTCCGCGACAAGGGTCCGCAGCGCAAGTTCGTCCGCGATTTCATCGACTCGGGCTGGCACCTGGGCGAGGCCGTGATGCCTGCGATGGTGCTGGTGATCCTCGCGACCTTCGTGCCGCTCCCCGCGATCCAGTACTACTCGTTCATCGGGCTGTGGATCTTCATCCTGTTCGTCATCGGCGACATGATCATCTCGGCGATCCGCATCAAGCAGGCGGCGAAGAAGAAGTTCGGCGAGGACAGGGTCGAGAAGGGTCTCGGCTGGTACGGCGCGATGCGGATCATCCAGATGCGCTTCATGCGGCTCCCGAAGCCGCAGGTAAAGCGCGGGCAACACCCCGCCTAACGCCCCTGCGCCAGCCCTCGGTTGATCTGGCGCGCCCAGAGCGGGCCGCGGTAGAGGAACGCCGTGTATCCCTGCACGAGGGTCGCGCCCGCGTCCAAGCGTGCTCGCACGTCCGCCGCGGTCTCCACACCGCCGACCGAGATCACGACGAAATCCGCGGGGACCGCGGCGCGCACGATCCGCAGCACCTCCAGCGCGCGGGCAGCCAGCGGCGCACCGGAGAGTCCCCCGTCGCCGGCGGCCGCGATGACGGGCGGTGCCGTGCGCAGGCCGTCGCGCGAGATCGTCGTGTTCGTGGCGAGGAGTCCGGACAGTCCCAGCTCCACGGCGAGGCGGGCGATCGCCTCGATCTCGTCGTCCGGCAGGTCCGGGGCGATCTTCACCAGCGCGGGCGTCGCGCCCGCGGCATCCCGCACCGCCTCGAGCAGGGGGCGGAGCGTCTCCACAGCCTGCAGGCCGCGCAGCCCAGGCGTGTTCGGGGATGAGACGTTCACGACGAGATAATCCGCCAGCGGGGCGAGGAGCTTCGCGCTCCGGACGTAGTCGGCGGTCGCATCGGCGACGTCGATCACCCGCGACTTGCCGATGTTCACGCCGAGGACGGCGCGACGGTGACGGCGACGGAGCTTCTGCAGCCGCTTCGCGGCGGCCTGCGCACCGGCGTTGTTGAATCCCATGCGGTTGATCACCGCGCGATCCGGCACCAGGCGGAACAGCCGTGGCCGCGGGTTGCCGTTCTGCGCGATCGCGGTGACCGTTCCGACCTCGACATGCCCGAATCCCAGCGCCCAGAGTCCCTGCGCACCGGAGACGTTCTTGTCGAAGCCTGCCGCGACCCCGAACGGCGAGTCGAACGTGAGGCCGAGCGCCTCGGTGCGAAGCGCCGGATCGGGCCTGGTCACCGAGCGTGCGATCGCCGCCAGCGGCGCGAACCCCAGCATCCGGATGACCACCATCGCCGCGTGGTGGGCGGTCTCGGGGTCCATGCGCGCGAGCACGGTGCGGAACATGAGCGGATACATTCCGTCCAGGGTATCGGCTCGATCAGTCCGTTCGCGGCCCGTGGCCGTGGTCCACGCGCAGCTGCCCGATCGCCGATTCGAAATCCTCGAGCGAGTCGAACGCCTGGTAGACGCTCGCGAATCGCAGATACGCGACCTCGTCCAGGTCGCGGAGCGGTCCGAGGATCGCGAGCCCGATCTCGTTCGTGTCCACCTGCGACGACCCGGTCTGCCGCACTGCTTCTTCGACCTTCTGCGCGAGGACGGCGAGGTCGCCTTCGGTCACCGGGCGACCCTGGCAGGCCTTGCGCACGCCGGACATGACCTTCTCGCGGCTGAACGGCTCGATCACGCCCGATCGCTTGATGACGTTCAGGCTCGCCGTCTCCACCGTTGTGAACCGCCCGCCGCACTGAGGACACTGACGACGCCGGCGGATGCTGAGACCGTCGTCACTGGTCCGCGAATCGATCACGCGTGAGTCGGGGTGACGGCAGAACGGGCAATGCATGGCGAGGAAAGACTACGCCACGACGTCGGCGTCGGCGTCGGTCGGCTGTGGAGCCTGCTCCGCAGCGAAGCGGGCGAGCACCGCTTCGCCGTGAGCCGGCAGCGCCTCGGCGTCGGCGAGCGTCACGATCGCATCGCGGACCTCGGCCAGCGCCGACCGGTCGTACTCGATGATCTGCTGCGGGCGCAGGAAGGTCGCCGCGGACAGCCCTGCGGCATAGCGCGCCTGCCCCCCGGTCGGCAGCACGTGATTGCTCCCGGCGAGGTAGTCGCCGAGGCTGACCGGCGAGTCCGCTCCGACGAAGATCGCGCCGGCGTGCACGAAGGCATCGGGATTCGGGTCGACCAGATGCAGCTCGAGGTGCTCGGGCGCGTAGGCGTTGCTGAACGCGGTCGCCGTCGGAAGGTCGTCCACCAGCACGATGGCCGACTGCGTCCCCGACAGCGCAGCGGCGACGCGCGCGGCGTGGTGGGTCTGGGCGGCTCGCGGCGCAAGGCGCTCGCGCACCCGATCCGCCAGGTCGGCCGAGGTCGTCACCAGGACCGCGGAGGCCTGCTCGTCGTGCTCGGCCTGGCTGATCAGGTCAGCCGCGACGAGATCGGCGTCGGCGCTCTCGTCGGCGACGATGAGGATCTCTGTCGCGCCGGCTTCGGAATCCGTTCCGACCAGTCCCCCGACGACACGCTTGGCTGCCGCGACGAAGTTGTTCCCCGGCCCGGTGACGACATCCACGGGTGCGAGCCCGATGGACGGCACCCCGTGCGCGAGCGCGCCGATCGCGCCGGCGCCGCCCATCGCGTAGACCTCATGGATGCCCAGCAGACTCGCCGCGGCGAGGATTACGGGGTGCACCCGGCCGCCGAACTGTCGTTGCGGGGGTGATGCCAGAGCGATCTCACCGACGCCGGCGACCTGCGCCGGGACCACGTTCATCACCACGCTCGACGGGTACACGGCCTTGCCACCCGGCACGTACAGGCCGACACGACGGACCGGCTGCCAGCGCTGACGCACGATCGCACCGGGAGCGAGCCTGGTGACGATCGCCGGCGGAACCTGCGCCGCAGAGGCTTCGCGGACGCGGGAGATCGCCTCCAGCAATGCGGCGCGTACGGCGGGGTCGAGCTGGGCGACGGCGTCGTCGAGGTGCTCGCGCGGAACACGGATGTCGTGCTCCGAGGCGCCGTCGAACTGCGCAGCCTGTTCGCGAAGAGCGCCCTCGCCACGCGTGGCGACGTCGTCGACGAGCCGTTCGGCGGTCGCCAGGGCTTCCTCGCGTGCGGCCGTGGCGCGCGGGACCGCGGACAGCAGTTCGGCGGGGGTCAGCGCGCGACCACGCAGATCGATCGTGCGGAGCATCCGTCTACGCTATCGCGGGCGCGGCGCGCTCAGCCGCGCGTGACTCCGGAGACATCGTGCAGGTAGCCGATCCGGCCGTCTTCGTGGCGGACGACGAAGACCTCGCCGCGGTCCTCGAGCACGAGGGCCCAGGCGGAGGGACCGATGCGGAAGATCGGCACATCGCGATCGTCGACGATGTCGCGCTCCTCGGGAACGAGCGCCCAGAACGCCTGATGGCGCGACTCCGTCACGGGCTCATCGTCGACGACCCCGACCGACTCCGTCGGCGCCCAGGCATCCTGCGACGCGGAGGCGGGCACGGCGTCCTGGTGCTGCGCCCAGCCCGAGTCGGCAGCGTATGCGTTCGTCGCGTAGGCATCCGTCGGGTACTCCTCCGACGCCGCTGCGGCGGCAGCCGCGGCCGGCCGAGGTTCGCGCGGCGGACGTGCCGCCACGGCGCGGATGGGCCGGGCGCTGCGGTGCGCGACGACCTCGCGCCGGCCGCTGAAGTCCTCGGCGAGGCCGGGGATCACGGGAGCGAAGACGGTCAGCACGACGCCGGCCAGCATGAGGAAGAACTCCAGCCACACCACCCAGCCGTAGATCCAGACGTTCGACTCGATCGCGACGGCGACGTTGCGCCACAGGAGCGTCAGCCAGACCACCGCGGAGACCGAGAAGGCCACGGAGGCGAACTGGTCGATGCCGAGCGAGCCGACCCTGCGGATGCCGTCGGGAGAGAACCGGCGCAGCACGATCAGGAACACGGCGATCGTGGGCACGCCGATCGTGAGGATCCAATCCAGACCGTTGGTCCAGACGGACCCGCCGAACAGCAGCTGCGCCATCGCCTGCTGGCTGGCGACCGAGAAGAAGGAGACGACGAATGCGACCAGCCACACCCCGCCGAGGATGACCTCGCGAATCGAGAACGGGCCGACGCCGTACTGCGCCGGCTCACCGTCGTGCGCGGCCGTCTCGACGGGCTCTGCGGCCGAGAACTCGTCCGCTGCCACCTCTTCCGGTGCGTCGCGATCGATCGATGAGGTCTCGTTCACGTTGTCGGTCACGATGTTCCTTTCCTGCCGCGATCCGCGGCGCACGTCGTGCCGATACTACCGGCGGGTCATGAGATGGCGATGAGATGGAGGGATGCCTCAGCCGAGACACTGCGGGCCGAGGAGGCCCTTCAATTCGCCGTACAGATCGGCGGTCACCCGGACCGGATGCGGCACTTCGAACACCTTCGCCACGGAGCCGCTGTGCAGCTTCACCGTGACCTCCGTCTCGCCCTTGTGCCGGTGCAGGGTCTGCAGCAGCTCTTCGACGGTGGCCTGGCTGGCCCGCCGCTCCGGCAGCACGAGGACGAGCGGACCCGATGCGTCGATCGACCCGAGGTCGGGCGTCAGCGCCGAGACCGCGTGCAGATTCATCCCGTCGTCGCGGCGCGAGATGCGACCGCGCACGACCAGGATCGAGTCGGCCTGCAGGCTCGACTGGAACTCGGTGTACGTCTTGCCCATGAACATCACGGTGACCTCGCCGTTGAAGTCCTCGACGGTGATCATGCCGTACGGGTTGCCGCTGGATTTCGCGACCCGGTGCTGGACGCTGGTCACCAGGCCCGCGACCGTCACCTGATCGCCGTCCGCAAGGTCTTCCGAGGCGAGGAGGTCGTGGATCGAGATGGATGCGTGCTTCGCCAGGGCGATCTCGAGCCCGGCGAGTGGGTGGTCGGACACGTAGAGGCCGAGCATCTCGCGCTCGAACGCCAGCTTGTCCTTCTTGGTCCACTCGGGGCGATCGGGCACCTTCGCCGGCATGACCTCCTCGGCCTGGTCGTACAGGCTGTCGAAGTCGAAGCCGATCGCGCCGGTGGCGGCCTTGCGCTTGGTCTCGACGGCCGCCTCGGTCGCATCTTCGTGGATCTCGATGAGCGCGCGACGGGTCGACCCCAGGGAGTCGAAGGCGCCGGCCTTGATCAGCGACTCGACGGTGCGCTTGTTGGCCACATGCAGCGGCACCTTGCCCAGGAAGTCGTGGAAGGACTCGAACGGCGCTTCGCTTCGCGAGGTCACGATGCCGTCGACGACGTTCGCGCCGACATTGCGCACCGCTCCCAGGCCGAAACGGATGTCTTCGCCGACGGCGGCGAAGTAGCGGATCGACTCACCGACGTCGGGCGGGAGGACCCTGATGCCCATCCGGCGGCACTCGTTGAGGTAGACGGCCATCTTGTCCTTCGAGTCGCCGACGCTGGTCAGCAGCGCGGCCATGTACTCGGCCGGATAATGCGCCTTCAGGTACGCCGTCCAGTACGCGATCAGACCGTAGGCCGCCGTGTGCGCTTTGTTGAAGGCGTAGTCGGCGAAGGACTCCAGAACCTTCCACAGCGCCTCCTGGGCCTGCGGGCTGTAGCCGTTGGCGGTCATGCCGCCGAAGAAGTCCGCCTGCTGCTTGTCCAGCTCGGACTTCTTCTTCTTGCCCATGGCGCGGCGGAGGATGTCTGCCTGGCCGAGGGAGAAGCCGGCCAGCTTCTGGGCGGCGGCCATCACCTGCTCCTGATAGACGATCAGGCCGTAGGTGGTGTCCAGGACGTCCGAGAGCGGCTCGGCCAGCTCGGGGTGGATCGGGTCGATCGGCTGCAGGCCGTTCTTTCGCAGCGCATAGTTCGTATGCGAGTTCACGCCCATCGGGCCTGGGCGGTAGAGGGCCAGGACGGCCGAGATGTCTTCGAAGTTATCGGGCTTCATCAGCCGCAGCAGACTCCGCATCGGCCCGCCGTCGAGTTGGAAGACGCCCAGCGTGTCACCTCGGGCGAGCAGCTCGTACGAGGCGATGTCGTCAAGGGCGAGGTCTTCGAGCACCAGCTTCTCGTCGCGGTTCGCGGCGATGTTGTCCAGCGCATCGTCGATGATCGTGAGGTTGCGCAGCCCCAGGAAGTCCATCTTGATGAGGCCGAGCGACTCGCACGCGGGATAGTCGAACTGCGTGACGATCTGCCCGTCCTGCTCGCGCTTCATGATCGGGATGATGTCGATCAGCGGCTCGCTGGACATGATGACGCCGGCGGCGTGGACGCCCCACTGGCGCTTGAGGTTCTCCAGCCCGACGGCGGTGTCGAAGACGGTCTTGGCCTCGGGATCGGTCTCGATGAGCGCGCGGAACTCGGATGCCTCCTTGAAGCGCGGGTGGTCCTTGTCGAACATGCCCTCCAGCGGCATGTCCTTGCCCATGACGGCGGGCGGCATCGCCTTGGTGAGCTTCTCCCCCATGCTGAACGGGAAACCGAGCACCCGGCCGGCATCCTTCAGTGCCTGCTTGGCCTTGATCGTGCCGTACGTGACGATCTGCGCCACTCGCTCGTCGCCGTACTTCTGCGTCACGTACTGGATGACCTCACCGCGGCGCCGGTCGTCGAAGTCGATGTCGAAGTCGGGCATCGAGACGCGGTCGGGGTTCAGGAAGCGCTCGAAGAGGAGTCCGTGCTGCAGCGGGTCGAGGTCGGTGATCCGCATCGCGTACGCTGCCATGGACCCCGCACCCGAACCGCGCCCCGGGCCGACGCGGATGCCGTTCTCCTTGGCCCAGTTGATGAAGTCCGCGACGACGAGGAAGTAGCCGGGGAATCCCATCTGGACGATGACGTCGGTCTCGTAGTTCGCCCGCGCGCGGACCTCGTCGGGGATGCCGGCCGGGTACCGCACCTGCAGCCCGCGCTCCACCTCCTGGACGAACCAGCTCTGCTCGGTCTCGCCGGCCGGCACGGGATAGCGCGGCATGTAATTCGCGCTGGTGTCGAAGCGGATGTCGACGCGCTCGGCGATCGCGAGCGTGTTGTCGCACGCCTCCGGATTGTCGCGGAAGATGTGGCGCATCTGGGCGGGGGTCTTGAGGTAGAACTCCTCGCCCTCGAACTTGAATCGCTTCGGATCGTCCAGCGTCGAGCCCGACTGCACGCACAGCAGCGCCGCGTGGCTCTTCGCGTCGTGCTGATGCGTGTAATGCAGATCGTTGGTGGCGACCAGCGGCAGATCGAGCTCCTTCGCCAACCGCATCAGGTCGTTCATCGTGCGACGTTCGATGTCGATGCCGTGATCCATGACCTCGGCGTAGAAGTTGTCTTTGCCGAAGATGTCGCGGAACTCCGCCGCGGCCGCTTTCGCCGCGTCGTACTGGCCCAGTCGCAGTCGGGTCTGCACCTCGCCGCCGACGCAGCCGGTCGTGGCGATGACCCCCTTCGAATAGGTCTGCAGGAGTTCCCGATCGAGACGCGGCTTGAAGTAGTAGCCCTCCAGCGAGGCGTACGAGGACATCCGGAAGAGGTTGTGCAGTCCTTCGTTGCTCTCGGCGAGCAGCGTCATGTGCGTGTACGCGCCCGAGCCCGAGACGTCGTCGTCGTTCTGGTCGGGACTCCCCCAGCGCACCCGGGCTTTGTCGGCTCGATGAGTGCCCGGCGTGACGTAGGCCTCCATGCCGATGATCGGCTTGAGCCCTGCGTCGGTGGCCGTCTTGTAGAAGTCGAACGCCCCGAACGTGTTCCCGTGGTCGGTGACGGCGATCGCCGGCATCCCCTGCGATGCAGCCTCCTCGATCAGCGGCTTGACCCGTGCCGCCCCGTCCAGCATCGAATATTCACTGTGTACGTGAAGGTGAACGAAGGAGTCGGCTGCCACCAGAAGAGTCTACGTTCGGCCCCCGACGAAGGCTGTGCAGGATCGCGCATAGGCTCGGATCATGCCGACCCCCGACTTCGTCCTGGAGCTTCGTCGCGCCGTCGGCCACGCGCCGCTGTGGCTGATGGGCACCACCGCCGTCATCCTCCGCGAGGGGCGGATCCTGCTCGGGAGGCGATCCGACAACGGGGCGCTCACCCCGATCACCGGCATCATCGATCCCCGAGAGGAGCCGGCCGACGCCGCGGCGCGGGAGGCGCTCGAAGAGGCCGGCATCGTGATCCGGGTGGATCGCCTCGCGTGGATCCACGTCATCCCCCGCATCACCTACGACAACGGCGACCAGACCGACTATCTGGATTTCACGTTCCGCTGCACCTGGGTCTCCGGAGAGCCGATTCCGGTGGACGGTGAGATGACCGACCTCGCCTGGGTGGAGTTGGACGCGCTCGACGATCTCGAAATAGAAGCCGACATGCGCAGCCGCATCCGCCGCGCACTGGCCGACGGGCCGTCCGCCTTCGAGGGCGGCGACAGGTAGCGATCAGCGCAGGTCGAGCCGCATCAGCACGCGCGGGAACCCGCTCAGCACCGAATCCGTGTCGGAGGCCTTCGTGAAGCCCGCCTTCTCGAACAGCCGGCGCGTGCCG
This portion of the Microbacterium pygmaeum genome encodes:
- a CDS encoding NUDIX hydrolase; amino-acid sequence: MPTPDFVLELRRAVGHAPLWLMGTTAVILREGRILLGRRSDNGALTPITGIIDPREEPADAAAREALEEAGIVIRVDRLAWIHVIPRITYDNGDQTDYLDFTFRCTWVSGEPIPVDGEMTDLAWVELDALDDLEIEADMRSRIRRALADGPSAFEGGDR